ATTGTGGTCAATTGCCAAGTTGTCATAAAACTTATTGTTCCACCTAAATAATCCCCTTAATTTCCTTCCGAAAAGATTGTTCGAAGTTCTGAGGGGTCCTTTCGAGGCTGGCGTTGCCGAGCAAGAGGGAAAAGAACATATGCAATCCATGCTTGAAGCTAAAGCTTTCCCTGTCCACGAGCATATCACCCTATTCACCTGCCGAAGAAAAGAATTCCTGGCCCAGtgcaaggagaggagaggagatccGTCCCTTGCTCAGCGCGAAAGCAGCAGACCCCGAGCAAAGGCATACCGGCTGGCTTACTCGCAAAGAAACGGCAGAATATCTGTGGCTTCTTCGTGTGCGTCTCTTAGCTGCGCGCCGACCTTTCCACCAGAGGAATGCATTTCGGTGGCGCTTATATATGCCGCCGATCACCACGCCGTGATAGCACCCCACGACCGGAGCGGCATAGCAAAGGGAGCGAGCAGAGCACACGAGCACGTACGGCGCATCCATCCCGTGTTCAGCAGCTAGCAATAGCATGGCGAGCGGGGGCATCAAGACGATGGCCTCGGGCCTCCTGTTCCTGAACCTCATCATGTACGTCGTCGTCGCCGTCATCGCCGGCTGGGCCGTCAACTACAGCATCGAAGACAGCGCCCACTCACGTAAGCCCGTCGCGCGCAAGCACcacatgcatgtgtgcgtgtgtcgCATCGACTACAGTATGTTTGATTTGCTGAGCCGTTGATGCAGTGAGGGGCGCGTCGCCGCCGGTGCGCCTGTTCCCGATCTACTTCCCGATGGGCAACCTGGCGACGGGGTTCTTCATCATCTTCGCGCTCCTGGCCAGCGCAGTCGGCATCTCCACCTCGCTCACCGGCCTGCGCGACGTCACCGAGGGCTACCCCGCCAGCATGatgtcggccgccgcctccgccgtcgtcTCCTGGACCCTCACCCTCCTCGCCATGGGACTGGCGTGCAAGGAGATCAGCATCGGCTGGAGGCCCCCGAGCCTGGTAATTAAGCACCAGTAAATCAATGGAGAATCTGTCGTATCCCTCCTGTGCTTGTGTGACCTAGCTAACGCGGCTCATCTGTGTGTGCAGCGCGCGCTGGAGACGTTCACGATCATCCTGGCGGGGACGCAGCTGCTCTGCGTCGGGTCGCTCCACGCCGGGGCCAACGCGGCCATCGAGCAGACGCCCATGGGTGTCAGAGCAAGGGTCTGATCGGTCGACGCAGGCCGGCCGTCGATGCAGTGTGGTCTATTTGAaggtgcatcatcatcatcatcttggcAAGGAGAATTATTGGTTTGCGTGTGCGTGCGTGTGATGTGAATATGCGGATTATATATGCTACCGTGTCGGCGTTCTCAGGGTGTGTGTGCGCTTGCGGTGAAATTGTCTCCGGCCCGGTGGGGGTGACAATCACATAATATGTCGAGTAGTATTATTCTCTAATTTGTGGGACTCTTGCATTCTGCACAAAATCTGGCAAATATATAACGTTGTTCATGCAAAATCTGGCAAACATTACTAATTCTGGGCTCCATTTATACAACAGCGTATTGAACGATTAAACGGTACGCAACTGGGTCGCTGAATAGAGACAGATGAAGCAGAGCTTTCACAAATTCAGAAGCggctctgttttttttttttgaggaacacaAGCAGCTCTGTTTTTTTAGACAAAGAAGCAGCTCTGCTTGCGTTGGACACCCACGACCACGAGTTCGCTCGCCCAAATGTGGTTACATCAGACGGAGGCCCAAAACGCCAACAAACGTGACGACCCGCATCAACTGACGGGCGGGCAAGGCTTCTGGCGCGGGAGTTTCACCGCAGCCGGGCACGCGAGCCCTCGGCGATACAGCAGCTCGGTCATGACGCGGTAACCATGCTGCGTGAGGTGGATGCCGTCCCAGTTGGGACGCCTGCTTGGGTCCGCGCACACCGTCGTCCCCGGCGCGCCGCACAGCCTGTTGTTGTCAAAGTTATACTCCCTGCCGCCCGCGCCGCAGCACGCCCTACGCAGGGCCGCGCCGCCCTCGAAGCCGAGCCGCGGCGCGTGGCCGAGGATCTCGAGGTAGGCGGCGAAGTAATCGGCGTAGGCCACCTTCGCGTCCGGGTACGACCGCCGCAGCTCCCCGATGGCGCGGCGCAGGCGCTCGTTGTGCGCGCGCGCCAGGACGTTGAAGGAGACAAGGCAGCCGTCGCCGTCGCGCGGCGATGTGGAGCTCGATGCCGTCGCCGCGCTCAGGTAGCTCGGCAAGCACCCGATGGGGAAGTTGCCCGGGATGACCATTCTCGTGGCGCCCATGTCCAGCACCTCCTTGGCTGCATCTGCTATGGATTGCACGACCTCGGGTACGAGTGAGAGAGCGTGTGCCAAGCTCTCCGCGCTGCGGGTGGCATTGCTGATCGGGTCGTATCTACCGTTCGTCCGCCGGGGCTGTAGGAAGACGTAGTTGTAGTCGTTTCCGCCGATCTCCCCCAGCATCACCAGTGAACTCGCTAGTTTTTTCCGTATCTCTGCGATACAAAGTTAACCTTTTTGCATCAGCTTAATTTGTGCTTTGGTGGCAAGTTAATTAGCATGATGAGAAGGTGAAGGGCAGTAACGCGCTACCTCGAGGGGAGTAGGTGGTGGAGCTCATGAACTTCTTGAACCATCTGAGCTGGACTCCAAGGGAGCTGTTGGTGTGGGGGACGGTGATCCCCCTGTTGGCCAGTGCCGTCGTGCTGAGCGCGGTGGCTCCGGCGACCGCGAAGTTGACGCCGTGCGTGAAATCCGCTCTCCTGTCGAGGTATGGGTTCAGCAGCGGGAGGCCGAGATCTTTAGCTGCACAACCACAAATGCTCACTCGTTCAAAGATCGATATTAAAGAGCAAGCGTGCATCTcatttcttgaagaacaaatggACATGTACCAAGGAAGTCGATCATGAGGAAGCCGTCGGAGCAACGGCCGGTGGGGCGGCCGACGGTGACGCCGTAGGGAAGGCCCGTGGTGTAACGCAGTATTCCGGTGTCGCCTTCCCGGAGGAGGTTCCCCGTGTCCGAGATGGAGTCCCCGAAGTTGTAGATGGCCGTGATGCCGCCCACCGTTGCCTCCGAAGGCGAgacctgcggcggcggtggcggcgctgcgACGCCGGTGCCCGCGAGGAGCAGCACCATGAGTAGGCGGCGTGCTAGAGCAAGAGCCATGGATTATTTGTCCTCTTCGTACCCCAAGAACGAGCTGATCCCTACATATATACACGAGTGCGGTACGCAAAGCTAGTGTGCATGTCCCTCTGTCCTCACAGAAATACACAGATACAGTTGGTAGTTATGAGCATTTGGAACGGCAGCGCCAGCAGCCGGTGCAATAAGTCGCTCACACCAAGCCCCTTGACCCGCTGATGAATTTTTGTTGTTactagcacacatgcccgtgcTTTGCAACGGGATAATAAAATTGCATGCCTCTAGCTCATTATAAGAATGGATCAAGACCCCCACATGTCCGTATTCTCTTGTATTGGCACGTGCCCACAATTTCTTTCAATTATAATTACCATCATATTCTTTTTTATTGGCACATGGAAGTCAATAAGTTATGCTGTCCTTTATTTTGAACAAGCCAACTTACCTCGATGTGCCGGATGCGGAGCAAGCCCAGTATGGGAGTGATCGAACTCACGACCACAAAGACAAGACCACATGTCGCTAGCCACTCAAATAAACGCGTCCTGTTAACCAATGGTCAGCGTGAATATTAAAGAATATAATGCAACGtcgaaattttttttttgaacttttcaaaaactgATAACTATGTACTGCCAAATATACTTGTCAacgtgaacattttccaaattacgAACATATGCTTTTTTGAAAATTCCATACATTTTTGGACAAAGCAAGAATAAAAAACTTGAATGGAACATTTCCTGAAATTCACAAATATTTCTTaaaaacatgaaccttttataaaactacgaacattttttaagttgtgaacaatttttaaaaataggAACATGTTTTGAAGATTCAGAAGAGTTTTAGTAAtttttttctttaatgaaaaaaatattttcaatttttgaacatgtcgcgaaaacaaaaatatttttcgaatttggaacattttttaaatgcatttttttTCCAAATATTGTTTTTTTAAAATACAGTCATTTTTTAACAAAagggaatattttttaaatttgaatttttttggcaCAACCAAAAAATCCACACAATTTTTATAATAGGAACACATTTATGTAATTCGTATTTTTTTATGAATTTATTAATAAGAAATTGCGAACATTTTTCGAATATTTTGAATTtcagaaaaaagtaaaaaatagaCTTAGAatgggaaaaataaaaaagaaataggaaaCAAAATgagaacaaaacagaaaaagaaaaatggaaacagaacacaagcatatttttcgaatttggaacatttttaaaatgcatgtttctaattattgatttttttaaaaatgcaGTCATTTTTGAACAAGTGGGAATATTttctaaattttgaaatttttttggCACAAtaaaaaaatccaaacattttttatAATAGGAACACATTTATGTAATTCgtaattttttatgaatttttgaatAAAAATGAAATTGCGAGCATTTTTGAAGATTTGGAATTTGAGAGAAAAAGGTAAAAAATAGACTTAGGAtcagaaaaatataaaagaaatagaaaacaaaaagagaacggaacagaaaaagaaaaatggaaacaGAACCCAAGCATAAATGGGCCGCTGAGTTTTGGGCGCCCTGTGCGTACCTGAAACTATTTACTACCTTGAGCGGGAAATAGGATTTTTTATTGCTATATGGCAGAAAAAATGGGCTGACTTTACGGGGCCATAGTGTGCGCGGCCCATGTACGAAATTCTGCACAAATTGTTTTTCGTTTGGTAATAGACGAACAtagaaagtttagtaccacctcggatagaaaaataataatctatttgcggtgaacggatgaaaaatcggagaaacacaccttgctttattagtaggtatagatatagatatagatttctCACGTGCGGCGCATATGCAtgctttttttccttttgaatttttTCGCACGCAGTTTTAATGAATACATGACCATGCATTGGATGGtcagagggacagtggtatcctcagcccaccagggttcaagtcctggtgcccgcattattcctggatttatttcaggattttcggcgatgcgattttagtgggaggagacgttctcgtcgactacgaggcgtctacggtgacttcgtaaatctcaagatgatatgccggcttagtCTGTCGAAGGTGCTCATAATggtagtgtgcgtgtgtgtgcgttcatagaggtaAATGTATGCACATATGTTTGAGCGCTcgcgtctgtactatgttaaaatAAAACCTACTTTAAAAAGTAAAACAGTCAAACAACTCCTCAACATACAATTTTTTAAAAAGAATATAACACTCAATATTAAATGAAACTTAAATCTATCTATCTGTTATATACTTATATATTTATAAGACAAGAGACAAATGAGCTATCACGTTTGTTCAGATATGCTATATTATTAgcaccgcctcttcctcctcctaaaAAAAAGTagctagggtttctgcctctcGCTGGCTCCAACGCAGGtttgcctcgtctccggtggccccagggccatggaggcgcggtggatcctgccaagggccggcgggagggcttcgtttttagtcGTTCCTtctagttttattagggtttgtgttctgctcaGGAAGGCGAAACGGCGGCGgcttcctgaagatggaataaaggtctctccGCCTAGCCCTCGTTccagtggtgcgtctagcatcgttggtgggcgtgtggaggtgtgtctccggcggatctatctttggtggatttgctcggatctcgttggTGTTCGTCTACGTTCATTTGTCTTCggattggatccttccgatctacgttattcttcatctgcggcggttgctattctggtgcgctggtcctatggggtcttagcacgacgactttccgactgtctactacaacaagttgtgcccgactccgacgATAGAGAGGCGATGACGGGCGGGCGCCTTtgactcgcttcagtgcttgtagtcgtcgctaggtggtctacgaatctggatataattttttattatttttggtattcgttgtactgccttgattgaaaatgaatagatcggaaaatttcccgcaaaaaaaagcacCACTTGATCAAAATAATAAAGGTTGAGATTTAATGTTTTTAAATTAACATGTTAGCACGTAATATGTACCTACGTATTGGACATTGGAATGTCACGTGTATGCATGTATAAGGCAACTAGAATTGGAATAGGATACAAAAGCATGTAGTTGTTGAAAATAATAGACTAGAAAATTACATGCAACAATAACCAACATATCgtcccaaaagaaaagaaaatatctGTGTGCATATTGGGTCTATCATCAAACAGGTACTCC
This DNA window, taken from Triticum aestivum cultivar Chinese Spring chromosome 1D, IWGSC CS RefSeq v2.1, whole genome shotgun sequence, encodes the following:
- the LOC123169769 gene encoding membrane protein PM19L; the encoded protein is MASGGIKTMASGLLFLNLIMYVVVAVIAGWAVNYSIEDSAHSLRGASPPVRLFPIYFPMGNLATGFFIIFALLASAVGISTSLTGLRDVTEGYPASMMSAAASAVVSWTLTLLAMGLACKEISIGWRPPSLRALETFTIILAGTQLLCVGSLHAGANAAIEQTPMGVRARV
- the LOC123169760 gene encoding GDSL esterase/lipase At5g45910, with protein sequence MALALARRLLMVLLLAGTGVAAPPPPPQVSPSEATVGGITAIYNFGDSISDTGNLLREGDTGILRYTTGLPYGVTVGRPTGRCSDGFLMIDFLAKDLGLPLLNPYLDRRADFTHGVNFAVAGATALSTTALANRGITVPHTNSSLGVQLRWFKKFMSSTTYSPREIRKKLASSLVMLGEIGGNDYNYVFLQPRRTNGRYDPISNATRSAESLAHALSLVPEVVQSIADAAKEVLDMGATRMVIPGNFPIGCLPSYLSAATASSSTSPRDGDGCLVSFNVLARAHNERLRRAIGELRRSYPDAKVAYADYFAAYLEILGHAPRLGFEGGAALRRACCGAGGREYNFDNNRLCGAPGTTVCADPSRRPNWDGIHLTQHGYRVMTELLYRRGLACPAAVKLPRQKPCPPVS